The genomic DNA TGTGGGCGATAAATCCCGTTGGGCTCTCTATGCCCACTGGCTTGAACACAAGGAGCCTGCTATTGTGGCGAATACCCTGATCTGCCTGATCCACCAGGCCAACTATCTGATGGACCAGCAACTTATCGCCTTGGAGAAAGCCTTTATCAAAGGTGGAGGCTATAGCGAGCAACTGGCGGTCGCCCGGCTCGCGGAGCGGGAGCGGGCTCGAAAAAATCCGACAGATCGGTCGGATCCGTCAGATCTGATAAAACACTGCCCCCTTTGCAACAAACTAATGACCCTGCGAATGGCCCGTCAGGGAAAAAATGCCGGGGCCGAGTTCTGGGGATGCACCGGGTACCCCGGATGCAAAGGGATCCGGCCAACGGACTAAAAGGTTGTAGGGGGATGGCTCAATCCGGCTTGTCAGCGCATCAGTTCATGAGTACGATGAGATGCAGGATAAGGAGCGAACTATGAACCCGTTTTTAAAACAAATCATGGCAGCGGTGATCGTGCTGCTGGGAGCGGTGGGCGCGATGGCAACTGAAGAAGCAAAATACACTTTAGTGGAAAAGTCCGGCGCGTTCGAAATCCGCGACTATGAGCGCCATCTTCTGGTCGAAACCATTGTGGATAGTTCCCTGGAAGACGCCGGGAATCTGGCTTTCAGGAAGCTGTTCCGCTACATCTCTGGAAATAATGTATCCAATAACAGCATTGCGATGACCGCCCCGGTCGCCCAGGAGGCCCGTGGCGGGAAAATTGCCATGACGGCGCCTGTGGGGCAGCAGGCGGCCCAAGGCGGTTGGGCCGTCAGCTTCATGATGCCGGCGAACTATACCTTGCAAACACTGCCCCTGCCGACCGACCCGACGCTGAGCGTACGGGAGGTTCCTGCCCGTCGCATGGCGGTCATCCGTTATAGCGGAACCTGGAGCCAGGAACGGTATCTGGAAAATAAGGAACAGTTGGACTCCTGGATCCTGAAAAAAGGGTTTACCGCCACAGGCGAACCTGTCTGGGCCCGCTACAATCCGCCGTTCACACTCTGGTTTCTCCGGAGGAATGAAGTTTTAATCCCTATCGCAATGAAATGACTTCACCCGCTCACATGACGATGAAGCGGCCCCGCCTATCCTCCGCCGATGCTTTGGATCTTCTGCGCCATGGCGATACGGCTGAACTCATGGGCCGTGCCAATCTGATGCGCCACCAGATGCATGGGCCGGTCACCTGCTTTACCCACAGCCTGAATCTCAACCCGACCAACGTCTGTGAAAACCGCTGTGAACTGTGCGCTTTTTGGCGCGAGCCCGATGCCGCCGACGCCTATGTCCTGACCTTGGACCAGGCCCGTGACCGGCTCCTCGCTGCCCGTGATATGGGCCTGACGGATCTGCACATTGTCGGTGGACTTCAGGAGGCGGTCGGGCTTGAGTATTATGAATCCTTGTTCCGGCTGGCCCGCGAAATCATGCCCTCGGTTCTTGTCCAGGGCCTGACCGCCGTGGAAATCCGTTCCTTGGCCAACCGATCCAAGTTGCCGGTCGCAACCGTTCTGCAGCGCCTGCAAGCGGCCGGTCTCGCCGCTATCCCCGGCGGTGGGGCGGAAATTTTCAATGCCTCCGTACGCGACCGGGTCTGCTCAAAAAAGATTTCCGCGGAGGACTGGCTATCGGTTCACCGCCAAGCCCACGGCCTCGGACTCCCCAGTAATGCCACCATGCTCTTCGGGCATCTGGAAGCCGCCGAAGACATTATCGATCACCTCACCCGGCTGCGGGACTTACAGGATGTCACGGGCGGGTTTAAAGCCTTTATCCCCCTGCCCTTTCAGCCCCAGGGCACCCGCCTCTCGGTTGCCCGCGGCCCCGGCGGCTACACGGTCGCTCGCGTGGTCGCGATTTCCCGGCTGTTTCTGGACAATGTGCCACACATCCGGATGCTGGTGAACTATGTTGATCGCAAGTTGCTTCAGGTATTGCTTGAGGGCGGGGTGGATGATGTCGGCGGAACCAGTCTGGACGAACGGATTGCCAAGGCCGCAGGCGCCCCCACCGGACAACGCTTCGGATCAACCGGTGAAATGGTGTCGTTCATCAGCCAACTCGGCCTCAGTCCCCGTCTGGTAAACAGCCGTTACGAAGCGGCGGATTGTGCCTCACCACCTGCGATGGCGATTCCGGCCGAGCCGCCGGCCCCCTCCCCACTGTTGACCACCGCGCTCAGGAAAGCCTGTAATAACGAGCGACTCTCGGCCCCGGAGGCGGTGGCGCTTCTGGCTGAAGCCGAGTTGGGCCAACTTGGTACGTTGGCTCATCGGCGTCGCTTGCAGGCGGTTCCCGGAAACCTGGGGACCTTTGTCATCGACCGTAATCTGTCCAGCACGAATGTCTGTGAGGCCGGGTGTAAATTTTGTGCCTTCCATGTCGCGCCCGGGGCCGCAGGGGGCTTCTGCCTCTCTGCCGACGACATCCTGAAGCAGGTGATTGAGTCGGTTGAGCGCGGGGCAACCCAGGTACTGATCCAAGGCGGTTTGAATCCCGACCTCAATCTGGAGTTTTACGAGCGTTTGTTCACCGCCATCAAGCAACACGTCCATGTTTGCATCCATTCGCTCTCCCCCGCCGAGATCACCTTTCTCGCCCGGAAAAGCGGGTTAACCCTGCGCGAGACAGTGGCGCGATTGCGGCGGGCGGGCCTTGATTCCCTACCGGGGGGCGGTGCAGAAATCCTAGTGGATGAAGTGCGTCAGCAGGTCAGTCCCCGTAAGATCACGACCGACGAATGGCTGACGGTCATGGAGATTGCACAGGAACTGGGGATGAAGACTACGGCCACCATGGTGTATGGGCTCGGGGAAACCCCTGCCCAACGGGTGGAACATCTGATTCGGCTGCGCACCCTGCAGGACAAAACAGGTGGCTTCACCGCTTTTATTCCATGGAGCTTCCAACCCAATAAAACCCAGCTGATCCAGCACCCGGCCACCGGACCGGACTACCTGCGCATGGTTGCGCTGGCCCGATTGGTGCTCGACAACATTACGCATGTGCAGGCCGGCTGGGTGACGGAAGGACCTGATCTGGCCCAACTGGCGCTCGTTTTCGGGGCCGATGACTTTGGCGGTGTGCTCATGG from bacterium includes the following:
- a CDS encoding heme-binding protein; translation: MNPFLKQIMAAVIVLLGAVGAMATEEAKYTLVEKSGAFEIRDYERHLLVETIVDSSLEDAGNLAFRKLFRYISGNNVSNNSIAMTAPVAQEARGGKIAMTAPVGQQAAQGGWAVSFMMPANYTLQTLPLPTDPTLSVREVPARRMAVIRYSGTWSQERYLENKEQLDSWILKKGFTATGEPVWARYNPPFTLWFLRRNEVLIPIAMK
- the mqnC gene encoding cyclic dehypoxanthinyl futalosine synthase, translated to MTSPAHMTMKRPRLSSADALDLLRHGDTAELMGRANLMRHQMHGPVTCFTHSLNLNPTNVCENRCELCAFWREPDAADAYVLTLDQARDRLLAARDMGLTDLHIVGGLQEAVGLEYYESLFRLAREIMPSVLVQGLTAVEIRSLANRSKLPVATVLQRLQAAGLAAIPGGGAEIFNASVRDRVCSKKISAEDWLSVHRQAHGLGLPSNATMLFGHLEAAEDIIDHLTRLRDLQDVTGGFKAFIPLPFQPQGTRLSVARGPGGYTVARVVAISRLFLDNVPHIRMLVNYVDRKLLQVLLEGGVDDVGGTSLDERIAKAAGAPTGQRFGSTGEMVSFISQLGLSPRLVNSRYEAADCASPPAMAIPAEPPAPSPLLTTALRKACNNERLSAPEAVALLAEAELGQLGTLAHRRRLQAVPGNLGTFVIDRNLSSTNVCEAGCKFCAFHVAPGAAGGFCLSADDILKQVIESVERGATQVLIQGGLNPDLNLEFYERLFTAIKQHVHVCIHSLSPAEITFLARKSGLTLRETVARLRRAGLDSLPGGGAEILVDEVRQQVSPRKITTDEWLTVMEIAQELGMKTTATMVYGLGETPAQRVEHLIRLRTLQDKTGGFTAFIPWSFQPNKTQLIQHPATGPDYLRMVALARLVLDNITHVQAGWVTEGPDLAQLALVFGADDFGGVLMDEQVVRATGTAYAVAPDLVVALIAQTGLIPAQRDTQYGILRRFPA